The following proteins are co-located in the Microcebus murinus isolate Inina chromosome 21, M.murinus_Inina_mat1.0, whole genome shotgun sequence genome:
- the RPS14 gene encoding small ribosomal subunit protein uS11, producing MAPRKGKEKKEEQVISLGPQVAEGENVFGVCHIFASFNDTFVHVTDLSGKETICRVTGGMKVKADRDESSPYAAMLAAQDVAQRCKELGITALHIKLRATGGNRTKTPGPGAQSALRALARSGMKIGRIEDVTPIPSDSTRRKGGRRGRRL from the exons ATGGCACCTCgcaaggggaaggaaaagaaggaggaacAGGTCATAAGCCTTGGACCTCAGGTGGCTGAAGGAGAGAATGTATTTGGTGTGTGCCACATCTTTGCATCCTTCAATGACACCTTTGTTCATGTCACTGATCTTTCTGGCAA GGAAACCATCTGCCGAGTGACTGGTGGGATGAAGGTGAAGGCTGACCGTGATGAATCCTCACCATATGCTGCCATGTTGGCTGCCCAGGATGTGGCCCAGAGATGCAAGGAGCTGGGCATCACTGCCCTGCACATCAAACTCCGGGCCACCGGAGGAAATAG GACCAAGACCCCTGGACCTGGAGCCCAGTCAGCCCTCAGAGCCCTGGCCCGCTCTGGTATGAAGATCGGGAGGATTG AGGACGTCACCCCCATCCCCTCCGACAGCACCCGCAGGAAGGGGGGTCGCCGTGGTCGCCGACTGTGA